The Stratiformator vulcanicus genome has a segment encoding these proteins:
- a CDS encoding ABC transporter permease: MAGSERIQSDDLPSEPARPAKGINFDSLGQLTLCRIREFYREPEIIFWMVIFPILMAGGLGLAFRSQPQDAVQVATTDEAIARKLSDQASVDVELLDSDAANRALATGKVLVVVSPDNDGVSYRFDDTNPEARVARLILDNALQQASGRSDVLATSEDFVREPGSRYIDFLIPGLLGLNIMGGSIWGIGFTIVDTRRRKLLKRLVASPMPRWQYLLSFLISRLVLLVIEVGVVIAFATLVFGVPMRGPIWEFVLLCVLGSFSFSALGILIAARPRTIEAVSGVMNFVMLPMWICSGVFFSPERFPEVVLPLIRLLPLTAVIDALRANMLRGESLLGMEWQLAVMVGWLVLCFPLALWLFRWK, encoded by the coding sequence ATGGCAGGAAGCGAACGCATTCAAAGCGATGACCTCCCGTCTGAGCCTGCGCGGCCGGCTAAAGGCATCAACTTCGATTCGCTGGGGCAATTGACGCTCTGCCGGATTCGGGAGTTTTACCGAGAACCAGAAATCATCTTTTGGATGGTCATTTTTCCGATCCTGATGGCGGGGGGGCTCGGGCTGGCTTTTCGAAGTCAGCCGCAGGACGCCGTGCAGGTCGCCACGACCGACGAAGCCATCGCTCGAAAGCTCTCCGATCAGGCGAGCGTTGACGTCGAGCTACTCGATTCAGATGCGGCAAACCGAGCATTGGCGACGGGGAAGGTGCTCGTAGTCGTTTCGCCAGATAATGACGGGGTCTCCTATCGCTTTGACGATACGAATCCCGAAGCGCGAGTCGCGCGACTCATCCTCGACAACGCCCTGCAGCAGGCGTCGGGACGCAGCGACGTTCTCGCGACCTCCGAGGACTTCGTCCGCGAGCCGGGGAGCCGGTATATCGATTTTCTGATCCCCGGCCTGTTGGGTCTGAACATCATGGGGGGCAGCATCTGGGGCATCGGCTTCACGATCGTCGATACCCGCCGGCGAAAGCTACTCAAACGGCTCGTCGCCAGTCCGATGCCACGCTGGCAATACCTATTGTCGTTCCTAATCAGCCGGCTGGTGCTGCTGGTGATCGAGGTCGGTGTGGTGATTGCCTTCGCAACGTTGGTATTCGGCGTACCAATGCGGGGACCGATCTGGGAGTTTGTCCTCTTGTGCGTGCTCGGCTCGTTCAGCTTCAGTGCCTTGGGCATTCTGATCGCCGCGCGGCCGCGAACCATCGAAGCGGTCTCCGGGGTGATGAACTTCGTGATGCTGCCGATGTGGATTTGCTCGGGCGTGTTCTTCTCGCCGGAGCGGTTTCCCGAGGTCGTCCTGCCGCTGATCCGGCTGCTGCCACTCACCGCGGTGATCGATGCTCTGCGGGCGAACATGCTGCGGGGCGAATCGCTGCTCGGCATGGAATGGCAACTGGCCGTGATGGTCGGCTGGCTGGTCCTCTGCTTTCCGCTGGCGCTGTGGTTATTCCGCTGGAAGTGA
- a CDS encoding ATP-dependent Clp protease adaptor ClpS, whose amino-acid sequence MPGSTTIDETPVEEPIVRPKDSRPETREKADKRPQKKKAPRYAVIVQNDDHHTFPYVTAVLRKICGHPLPKAEELTMQIHVKGQALVWSGSLEVAELKRDQIRGFGPDVFASKTVTFPLGVRIEKLP is encoded by the coding sequence ATGCCCGGCTCGACGACTATTGACGAAACTCCAGTTGAGGAACCGATCGTCCGTCCGAAGGACTCACGCCCCGAGACCCGAGAGAAGGCGGACAAGCGTCCCCAGAAGAAGAAGGCACCCCGGTATGCCGTGATCGTCCAAAACGACGATCATCACACGTTCCCGTATGTGACAGCGGTGCTGCGAAAAATCTGCGGCCATCCCCTCCCGAAGGCCGAAGAATTGACGATGCAGATTCACGTCAAAGGCCAAGCCCTCGTCTGGAGCGGCTCCCTCGAGGTCGCCGAGCTCAAACGGGATCAGATCCGAGGGTTCGGCCCGGATGTGTTCGCTTCGAAGACCGTCACGTTCCCGTTGGGGGTGCGGATCGAAAAACTACCGTGA
- a CDS encoding sensor domain-containing diguanylate cyclase yields the protein MVDPQKIWSSSQLPTLPAVAVRLLDLSKNPDAEVNDFIEIIRTDPAISAKILKATNSSYFGFQSNVTTIDRAVPLLGTTVVTSLALSFSLVEAAMTTGPMVEHYRDYWMQSVIQAATAELLATKTPGSLGSEFFLAGLLCDLGRLAMLKTVPDESRQAIETARERGLDLFATENEMVGVNHVEVGLKLMESWTLPPATILAARHHHDPLELIQQHESANDSDLIHATAVASSVGDYFCGANKGQALDRLRVLTAAFYDLDETELEAFLSEAKEKIDSVGELFALNTEGLGDPHELMAQASEHLTQLALRQQAAAAEAVARQQKLEEQTRLLESKNKELTQQAIRDPLTKLYNRAFFDESLQRELDRCARAAATIGVMFTDIDKFKVLNDTYGHQFGDQVLKQAAGLLGGSIRKSDVLARYGGEEFVVLVAAPTEKGIAKVAERIRAAMEAAKFVFEGEDVPVTISVGAALAIPQRDTAELAEKLISEADEAMYDSKKNGRNQCHVRVLLSDAERVLMQKTTARRFSRWLVNRGVFDIPTVSKALVNFECPHVKIGDLAVRRTVLNSMEVDQILEQQQSSGKRFGEIAMQLELLTEDQVADLLAWQSECPQTLAVELVKKGLLERQAATMLLKTYIAEAPAPRENAMA from the coding sequence ATGGTCGATCCCCAAAAAATTTGGTCCTCCTCTCAACTCCCCACCTTGCCGGCGGTCGCCGTCCGCCTGCTGGACCTCTCTAAAAATCCCGACGCGGAGGTCAATGATTTCATCGAGATCATTAGAACCGACCCGGCGATCTCCGCAAAAATTCTGAAGGCGACAAACTCGTCTTATTTCGGCTTCCAATCCAACGTCACAACGATCGACCGTGCCGTCCCGTTGTTGGGAACGACGGTTGTCACGTCGCTGGCTTTAAGCTTTTCGCTGGTCGAAGCCGCGATGACCACCGGCCCGATGGTCGAGCACTATCGCGACTACTGGATGCAATCGGTCATTCAGGCCGCGACCGCGGAACTGCTTGCCACGAAAACTCCCGGCAGCCTCGGCAGCGAATTCTTTTTGGCCGGGCTGCTCTGCGACCTCGGCCGTCTCGCGATGCTCAAGACAGTGCCCGACGAGAGCCGCCAGGCGATTGAAACGGCGCGGGAACGCGGCCTCGACCTGTTCGCCACCGAGAACGAAATGGTCGGCGTCAATCACGTCGAAGTCGGCCTAAAGCTAATGGAAAGCTGGACGCTGCCGCCGGCGACGATTCTCGCTGCCCGCCATCACCATGACCCGCTCGAGCTGATTCAGCAGCATGAGTCCGCAAACGATTCCGATCTCATTCATGCCACAGCCGTTGCCTCATCGGTCGGAGACTACTTCTGCGGAGCCAACAAAGGTCAGGCACTCGATAGATTAAGAGTCCTCACAGCGGCTTTCTACGATCTCGACGAGACGGAACTCGAAGCTTTTCTCAGCGAGGCTAAAGAGAAGATCGACTCCGTCGGCGAACTATTCGCGCTCAACACCGAAGGACTCGGCGACCCGCACGAATTAATGGCCCAGGCGAGCGAGCATCTCACGCAACTGGCACTCCGGCAACAAGCCGCCGCGGCCGAAGCCGTGGCTCGACAGCAGAAACTCGAAGAGCAAACCCGGCTGCTGGAATCTAAAAATAAGGAGCTCACCCAACAGGCCATTCGCGACCCGCTGACAAAGCTCTATAATCGCGCGTTCTTCGATGAGTCGCTGCAACGGGAACTCGATCGATGCGCACGGGCCGCAGCCACGATCGGAGTCATGTTCACCGACATTGACAAATTTAAGGTGCTCAATGACACGTACGGCCATCAGTTCGGGGATCAGGTTCTGAAGCAGGCCGCCGGCTTGCTCGGCGGTTCCATCCGAAAGTCGGACGTGCTCGCCAGGTACGGCGGCGAAGAATTCGTGGTTCTTGTCGCCGCACCGACCGAAAAAGGAATCGCCAAAGTCGCTGAACGAATTCGGGCAGCCATGGAAGCGGCGAAGTTTGTCTTTGAAGGCGAAGACGTTCCGGTCACGATTAGCGTAGGAGCCGCGTTAGCCATTCCGCAACGCGACACCGCAGAACTCGCCGAAAAGCTGATCTCCGAAGCCGATGAAGCCATGTACGACTCGAAAAAGAACGGCCGCAACCAATGCCACGTTCGAGTCTTGCTATCTGATGCCGAACGGGTTTTGATGCAGAAAACGACCGCCCGACGCTTCAGCCGCTGGCTCGTCAATCGGGGCGTGTTCGACATCCCGACCGTCAGCAAAGCGCTCGTCAACTTTGAATGCCCGCACGTCAAAATCGGTGACCTGGCCGTTCGCCGCACGGTGCTTAATTCGATGGAGGTCGACCAGATTCTTGAGCAGCAGCAATCGAGCGGAAAGAGATTCGGCGAAATTGCCATGCAACTCGAACTGCTGACCGAAGACCAAGTGGCCGACCTCCTCGCATGGCAGTCGGAGTGTCCGCAAACACTGGCGGTGGAATTGGTTAAGAAGGGCTTGCTGGAGAGGCAGGCCGCTACGATGTTGCTCAAGACCTATATTGCCGAGGCTCCCGCCCCGCGCGAAAATGCCATGGCATAA
- a CDS encoding ABC transporter ATP-binding protein: MQTTTPTLSVRDLRKTFGDVTAVDGIDWEARPGECFGLLGPNGAGKTTTIEICEGLTKPDSGTVELFGETWIANTGQLHQRIGVQLQETQFSERLTVEETIRLFRSFYREGRSVEDLLAVVELTEKRNARVATLSGGQKQRVAMACALVGNPDLLFLDEPTTGLDPQARRQLWELVEQFKHEGRTVILTTHYMDEAERLCDRIAIMDRGKIIADGTPKQLIDSLGAAHIVEFSPSIAVQEERFQTLPGVHDVAGEDGRYRLTVDQLHVAVPAVFEALAAEGIELNELTTHSATLEDLFVHLTGRHLRDE, translated from the coding sequence TTGCAAACGACGACTCCCACACTCTCCGTTCGCGATCTCCGCAAGACGTTCGGCGATGTCACCGCTGTCGATGGCATCGATTGGGAAGCCCGGCCGGGTGAGTGCTTCGGGCTTTTAGGGCCGAACGGAGCCGGGAAGACGACCACGATCGAGATTTGCGAAGGGCTCACGAAGCCCGACAGCGGTACGGTCGAGCTATTCGGTGAGACGTGGATCGCGAACACGGGTCAACTGCATCAGCGGATCGGCGTGCAGCTTCAGGAGACCCAGTTCTCTGAACGGCTGACCGTCGAGGAGACAATCCGGCTGTTTCGTAGCTTCTATCGCGAGGGCCGTTCGGTCGAGGATTTGCTCGCGGTTGTCGAACTGACCGAAAAACGAAATGCCCGCGTTGCGACGCTTTCTGGCGGACAAAAACAACGGGTGGCGATGGCCTGTGCTCTGGTGGGGAACCCCGACCTGCTGTTCCTCGATGAACCGACGACCGGACTCGATCCGCAGGCCCGCCGACAGTTGTGGGAACTGGTTGAGCAGTTCAAACACGAGGGCCGGACGGTCATTCTCACCACGCACTACATGGACGAAGCCGAGCGGCTGTGCGACCGCATCGCGATCATGGATCGCGGCAAGATCATTGCTGATGGAACACCGAAGCAGCTCATCGATTCCCTCGGAGCGGCCCACATCGTTGAGTTTTCGCCATCGATCGCTGTGCAAGAGGAGCGCTTCCAAACGCTCCCCGGCGTCCACGACGTGGCCGGCGAAGACGGTCGCTATCGGCTGACGGTTGATCAATTGCACGTGGCCGTTCCGGCGGTGTTCGAGGCACTCGCGGCGGAGGGCATCGAACTGAATGAACTGACAACGCACTCGGCGACGCTCGAGGACCTGTTCGTGCATCTGACCGGAAGGCACCTGCGTGATGAGTAA
- a CDS encoding sulfatase-like hydrolase/transferase, producing the protein MSTMSRFRLFFSILLAVSASHLSIADDRPNFVLLFADDLGAETLGCYGGLEFETPELDRMAAEGVRFSRAYTSPVCTPSRMTLLTGQYTNRHGYDAVLPVHLGTRKMVDFKKRFRTIAHELRETGYETSVAGKWQLATLEFHPDHPRTAGFDDWCLWQIWQKGRKTIRYWKPCLNRNGEIIKSTEQDFGPDRLADYVIDRMKSANEAGKPFYMHHNMFLPHLPLVETPDDRAAGRKKSLGNMITYMDKLVGRIRSAVPELGIEDNTYVIFIGDNGTDLNRPRQTKAGPVLGGKRDLDCGGMHVPLIVQCPRKAHAGKVVDRLVDLADYYPTIAELADVSIRSDAALDGQSFADWLASSPGTERDFITGGIKGDFCLFDGEWRLHRQSNQFVDCRNLPNESPADLSDPAAKTAYDRLSKLLESIEPNRN; encoded by the coding sequence ATGTCAACGATGAGCCGGTTCCGACTCTTCTTTTCAATCCTGCTGGCGGTCAGCGCTAGTCACCTGTCGATCGCCGACGACCGCCCCAACTTCGTGCTGCTGTTTGCCGATGATCTCGGGGCGGAGACGCTCGGCTGTTACGGCGGCTTGGAATTCGAAACCCCGGAACTCGACCGGATGGCGGCCGAGGGCGTTCGCTTCAGCCGGGCCTATACGAGCCCGGTCTGCACGCCGTCGCGAATGACGTTACTTACCGGCCAATACACCAACCGCCACGGTTACGACGCCGTGCTGCCGGTGCATCTGGGCACGCGAAAGATGGTCGACTTTAAGAAACGCTTCCGCACGATCGCCCATGAACTTCGCGAAACCGGGTATGAAACGTCGGTCGCCGGAAAGTGGCAACTGGCCACATTGGAGTTTCACCCGGATCACCCGCGGACGGCCGGGTTCGATGACTGGTGCCTGTGGCAAATCTGGCAGAAGGGCAGGAAGACAATCCGTTATTGGAAGCCCTGCCTGAATCGCAACGGCGAGATTATTAAATCGACGGAGCAGGATTTCGGACCCGATAGGCTCGCCGATTACGTCATCGACCGCATGAAGTCGGCGAACGAGGCGGGCAAGCCGTTCTATATGCACCACAACATGTTCCTGCCTCACCTGCCGCTTGTGGAGACGCCAGATGATCGCGCAGCGGGCCGCAAGAAGTCTCTCGGCAATATGATCACCTATATGGACAAGCTCGTCGGACGCATTCGGTCGGCGGTTCCGGAATTAGGGATTGAAGACAACACCTATGTGATCTTCATCGGTGACAACGGCACCGATCTGAATCGGCCCCGCCAAACCAAAGCCGGCCCGGTGCTCGGCGGTAAACGCGATCTCGACTGCGGCGGAATGCATGTCCCGCTGATCGTGCAATGCCCCCGCAAGGCGCACGCGGGAAAAGTCGTCGATCGACTCGTCGATTTGGCCGATTACTATCCGACGATTGCGGAACTGGCGGATGTCAGCATTAGAAGCGATGCCGCTCTTGACGGCCAAAGTTTTGCCGACTGGCTCGCCAGCAGTCCAGGAACTGAGCGAGATTTCATCACCGGCGGCATCAAAGGCGACTTCTGCCTGTTCGACGGCGAGTGGCGACTACATCGCCAAAGCAATCAATTCGTCGACTGCCGCAATCTGCCGAACGAATCTCCCGCCGACCTGTCTGATCCCGCCGCCAAGACCGCCTATGATCGCCTGAGCAAATTGCTCGAATCCATTGAACCAAACCGCAATTAA
- the solA gene encoding N-methyl-L-tryptophan oxidase, translating to MSVTYDCIVLGLGGVGSAALDHLARRGQRVLGIEQFRTVHDRGSSHGETRATRKAYFEHTNYVPLLERAEKLWRELECDTGRSLLEACGLFIAGPADGPCVQGCLRSAGEHKLKLEQLSPPEARRRFPNFEFDEADSIVYEPGAGYLRVEDCIRSHLERARQNGAESQFETAVIDWEPTDNGVRVRTERSEYEAARLVITAGGWATDLISDLGFNLKILRKTLLWLPKTGDAYDAGPVFYYVRPRGDYYGFPSLDGATIKLSEHTGGDPVDRPEDIDPALLERDAEPLAEFARQFLPAADPQPTRHATCFYTMSPDGRFYVDRHPEHPQVAFAAGLSGHGFKFASVLGEVLADLAIDGETEQPIGFLGVEERI from the coding sequence ATGTCCGTCACCTATGACTGCATCGTCCTTGGTTTAGGCGGGGTCGGCAGCGCGGCGCTCGATCATCTTGCACGGAGAGGGCAGCGGGTGCTGGGCATTGAACAGTTCCGGACCGTCCATGACCGTGGCAGTTCTCATGGCGAAACGAGAGCCACGCGAAAAGCCTATTTCGAACACACCAATTATGTCCCGCTGCTTGAACGGGCTGAAAAGTTATGGCGTGAACTCGAATGTGACACCGGTCGGTCACTGCTCGAAGCCTGCGGCTTATTTATCGCCGGACCGGCCGACGGACCGTGCGTCCAAGGATGTCTCCGCTCTGCCGGCGAACATAAACTGAAACTCGAACAACTCAGTCCTCCCGAGGCACGCCGTCGTTTTCCGAATTTTGAATTCGACGAAGCCGACAGCATCGTCTATGAACCGGGGGCCGGTTATCTGCGGGTCGAAGACTGCATCCGCTCCCATCTGGAACGCGCCCGGCAGAACGGGGCGGAGTCACAATTCGAGACGGCGGTCATCGATTGGGAGCCGACCGACAATGGAGTCCGCGTGCGGACCGAGCGAAGCGAATATGAGGCGGCACGATTGGTCATCACGGCCGGCGGATGGGCGACTGATCTCATCAGCGACCTCGGCTTCAATCTTAAAATCTTGCGGAAGACGCTACTCTGGCTGCCGAAGACGGGCGATGCGTACGACGCCGGCCCCGTCTTTTATTATGTCCGGCCCCGCGGTGACTATTATGGGTTCCCGTCGCTCGACGGTGCCACAATTAAGCTTTCCGAACACACCGGCGGCGACCCCGTCGACCGACCCGAAGACATCGACCCCGCGCTGCTCGAACGCGACGCCGAACCGCTCGCCGAATTCGCCCGGCAGTTCCTCCCCGCCGCCGATCCGCAGCCAACGCGCCACGCCACCTGCTTCTACACCATGAGCCCCGATGGCCGCTTCTACGTCGACCGCCACCCCGAACACCCCCAAGTCGCCTTCGCCGCCGGCCTGTCCGGCCACGGGTTTAAGTTTGCGAGTGTCCTCGGCGAGGTGCTGGCGGACTTGGCGATTGATGGTGAGACGGAGCAGCCGATAGGGTTTTTGGGTGTGGAGGAGCGGATATGA
- a CDS encoding HAD family hydrolase has translation MRLRVIATDYDGTIAIDGVLNPSVREAIGNARKSGVLVVIVTGRILSELRDVAGCLDFVDGVVAENGAVVAFPNGHVTVLGAGPPLALITKLTERGIDFKVGRCVVEMDAEFADVAISLIREMQLPLAITFNRGRMMLLPPSISKSGGLRQLLDTLNVSVHNAIGIGDAENDHELLSCCDHGVAVSWGSARLKESADFVLEGDGVEAVADYIAGVSTEIRLPRAASIHHKVVLEEVGGQPPFEVSIRGRNVLVAGDTKSGKSWLAGLLIEQQILKTYTVCVFDPEGDYSSLASLPNTVSLGGGHMLPHDNDLKILLQQRLSVVLDLSHLEHHQKREYICHHLPLVANHRRNYGYPHRIVLDECHYFLRSPRDNELLDFQLDGYTLVTYHPSELPAAILNSVEVVAATRLTESAEVDVLRDLFDAKSDEYIDSHDWYEQLANLGINESALLPPTDEAEGRLRRFIVAPRLTDHVRHRSKYFDMPVAKEHEFVFTTNGQAFGESAATLRELTMAAKRVTADVLSNHSRHHDFSRWIINLFCDRELANNVRKIESTMNLDGDVDRFLTELRDAVQQRYESD, from the coding sequence ATGCGACTAAGAGTGATTGCAACAGACTATGACGGCACGATTGCCATAGACGGCGTACTTAATCCGAGCGTTCGTGAGGCGATCGGGAATGCACGCAAAAGTGGAGTGTTGGTGGTCATCGTAACCGGGCGGATTCTCTCGGAACTTCGGGACGTAGCCGGCTGTCTGGATTTCGTCGATGGCGTCGTTGCCGAAAACGGAGCCGTGGTTGCTTTCCCGAATGGCCATGTCACCGTTCTCGGTGCAGGACCGCCGTTGGCTCTCATTACGAAACTGACCGAACGGGGAATTGATTTTAAAGTTGGTCGATGTGTGGTCGAAATGGATGCCGAGTTCGCCGATGTGGCGATATCGCTTATTCGCGAAATGCAGTTGCCGTTGGCCATCACTTTTAACCGTGGACGAATGATGTTGCTGCCGCCCTCGATCAGCAAGTCGGGCGGGCTGCGTCAATTGCTCGACACGCTCAACGTGTCAGTTCACAACGCCATCGGCATCGGTGACGCCGAGAATGATCATGAGCTGCTTTCCTGCTGTGATCATGGCGTGGCAGTCTCGTGGGGGTCGGCACGATTGAAAGAGTCGGCCGATTTTGTCCTCGAAGGCGACGGCGTCGAAGCTGTCGCCGACTATATCGCAGGAGTATCAACTGAAATCCGATTGCCTCGTGCGGCGTCGATCCATCATAAGGTGGTGCTGGAAGAGGTCGGCGGCCAACCTCCGTTTGAAGTGTCGATTCGTGGTCGCAATGTCCTCGTCGCCGGAGACACAAAAAGCGGCAAGTCGTGGCTGGCGGGGCTGCTCATTGAGCAGCAAATTCTGAAAACATATACCGTGTGTGTGTTTGACCCCGAAGGCGACTATAGCAGTCTCGCTTCGCTGCCGAACACGGTTTCACTCGGCGGCGGCCACATGTTGCCGCATGACAACGACCTCAAGATTTTATTGCAACAAAGACTCAGCGTTGTTTTAGATCTGTCGCATCTTGAGCACCATCAGAAGAGAGAATACATTTGTCATCATTTACCGTTGGTCGCGAATCATCGCCGTAACTACGGTTACCCGCATCGGATTGTTCTGGATGAATGCCATTATTTTCTCCGCAGTCCGCGTGATAATGAATTGCTCGACTTTCAACTCGATGGCTACACACTGGTCACGTATCACCCCTCAGAATTGCCAGCCGCGATCTTAAATTCAGTCGAAGTCGTGGCGGCCACGCGACTGACCGAAAGTGCGGAAGTTGATGTTTTGCGCGACCTATTTGATGCCAAGAGCGACGAATACATCGACTCTCACGACTGGTACGAGCAGCTGGCCAACCTCGGGATTAATGAATCGGCGCTGCTTCCGCCGACCGACGAGGCCGAAGGGCGCCTTCGCCGCTTTATCGTCGCGCCCCGCTTGACCGATCATGTCCGGCACCGCAGTAAGTACTTCGACATGCCCGTCGCGAAAGAGCACGAGTTTGTGTTCACCACGAACGGACAAGCTTTCGGGGAATCGGCTGCCACACTCCGGGAACTGACGATGGCCGCCAAACGAGTCACAGCAGACGTGTTATCCAATCATAGCCGACATCACGATTTTTCACGCTGGATTATCAACCTGTTTTGCGACCGTGAACTTGCCAACAACGTTCGCAAAATTGAATCGACAATGAACCTCGATGGGGATGTCGACCGCTTTCTCACAGAATTGCGTGACGCCGTGCAACAACGATATGAAAGCGATTGA
- a CDS encoding response regulator, whose protein sequence is MKVLVVDDSHTMRIIQKRCLNSLGVEDITDAADGREALEYFASGEFDIVLSDWNMPVMDGLTLLTEIRKRDKDVPVIMITTEAERSRVVSAIQAGVSDYIVKPFTPDAMKEKLERWCGIKKD, encoded by the coding sequence ATGAAAGTTCTCGTTGTCGATGACTCTCACACGATGCGAATCATCCAAAAACGGTGCCTGAATTCGTTGGGCGTTGAAGACATCACCGATGCGGCTGATGGCCGTGAAGCCCTTGAATACTTCGCCTCCGGGGAGTTCGACATCGTACTCAGCGACTGGAACATGCCGGTAATGGACGGCCTGACGCTCCTTACTGAAATCAGGAAGAGAGATAAGGACGTGCCCGTAATTATGATCACAACCGAGGCCGAACGGTCGCGGGTCGTCTCCGCAATTCAGGCTGGCGTTTCCGACTATATCGTCAAACCGTTTACGCCCGACGCGATGAAGGAAAAGCTCGAACGATGGTGCGGCATCAAAAAGGATTAA
- a CDS encoding biotin--[acetyl-CoA-carboxylase] ligase, whose product MTPELKSRIATETMVAVIDAHESLDSTNDRAKSLISAGEVSTPVLVFATRQTAGRGRGANRWVAGSGSLTFSVVIDPADFKLETAELPLVSLITGLAVRDAISSKLGDVCVQLKWPNDVLINRKKVCGILVEIERAGAIPFLVIGIGINVGVDFRNASVEIRDRAISLNDIADQSVDPSEHLIEILIRLESELGDYRDSRAFPRKRYAAHCALTGRTVGLSSGDRVTYGLCRGVDDGGGITLENEAGSSVYYGGTITHIA is encoded by the coding sequence ATGACACCCGAACTGAAGTCGCGGATTGCGACCGAGACGATGGTCGCGGTGATCGATGCCCACGAGTCGCTCGATTCGACGAACGACCGTGCGAAGTCGTTGATCTCGGCGGGAGAAGTCAGCACTCCCGTCCTCGTATTCGCGACTCGTCAGACAGCCGGGCGCGGTCGAGGGGCAAATCGATGGGTCGCTGGCAGCGGATCACTGACGTTTTCGGTCGTGATCGATCCGGCTGATTTTAAGTTGGAGACGGCGGAACTTCCACTCGTGTCATTAATCACCGGATTGGCCGTTCGCGACGCGATTTCCTCAAAACTGGGTGACGTTTGCGTTCAACTGAAATGGCCCAATGATGTCTTAATTAATCGGAAGAAAGTCTGTGGCATACTCGTCGAGATTGAGCGTGCAGGCGCAATTCCCTTCCTTGTGATTGGAATCGGAATTAATGTGGGCGTTGACTTTCGAAACGCGTCCGTCGAGATTCGCGATCGGGCGATTTCCCTTAATGACATCGCGGATCAAAGTGTCGACCCTAGCGAACACTTAATCGAAATCTTAATTCGATTGGAATCGGAACTCGGCGACTATCGCGACAGCCGGGCCTTCCCTCGAAAGCGTTACGCGGCGCACTGCGCGCTCACGGGGCGAACCGTCGGGCTCTCATCAGGCGATCGCGTGACTTACGGTCTGTGCCGGGGCGTGGATGACGGCGGCGGGATTACCTTAGAGAATGAGGCCGGTAGTTCGGTCTACTACGGCGGCACGATTACGCATATCGCTTAA